Proteins encoded by one window of Gordonia jinghuaiqii:
- a CDS encoding flippase — MSPEVTGPLPSDVEVEKQALTTSSGPAPSDEAGPHPASDSRAATRATVAMLVSRIVIAALGWLGSVIIARTLSPEEWGTYSFVFALLGLTAIFTDLGVGRAVMARLISDDADDVAKTSSSFIALRVLLGAVGYLIAVAYVVVLQYPGEVIRATAIAGLVVVFATPGQALTVIFQSRHRLLLTAIAESLGQVLQLALTIAAALAAPVLLVFVLAPVANEVFALIVKVVGIARRSSGLRPSRVIEWSRWKPMLGDAAPLALGFALTIALQKVDVLLLSLLDTLDAVGIYSVGYKFADIMDTLILAAIGPISTLLVAAWPHRSTELRQRCRTAAILFGTGGAVTVAAFWPSADHIIGLLYGDRFVEGAFAARFLVLGAAIMALVVLGIFLLASTGFAARYPWIAVSGLALNIVLNIVLIPRYSYNGAAVATVVTFGVSAVALWVVIARTLPVTGLLPVGALVALTVLTAAVCALGMWAVDSVPWPVVSGAAALVVAAPALLLFRTATSPPGRHAKVVR, encoded by the coding sequence GTGAGCCCGGAGGTCACCGGTCCGCTGCCTTCGGACGTGGAGGTCGAGAAGCAGGCCCTGACAACGTCTTCGGGGCCTGCGCCGTCGGATGAGGCGGGCCCTCATCCGGCGTCGGACAGCCGGGCGGCCACCCGCGCGACGGTGGCGATGCTGGTCAGCCGTATCGTCATCGCGGCACTCGGCTGGCTGGGCAGCGTCATCATCGCGCGCACGCTCTCGCCCGAGGAGTGGGGCACCTATTCGTTCGTGTTCGCTCTGCTCGGGCTGACCGCGATCTTCACCGACCTCGGTGTCGGCCGGGCGGTGATGGCCCGGCTCATCTCCGACGATGCCGACGACGTGGCCAAGACGTCGTCGTCGTTCATCGCGTTGCGGGTGCTGCTCGGCGCGGTGGGTTACCTCATCGCCGTCGCATACGTGGTCGTCCTGCAGTATCCGGGCGAGGTCATCCGCGCCACCGCGATCGCAGGCCTCGTGGTCGTGTTCGCCACGCCCGGCCAGGCACTCACGGTCATCTTCCAGAGCAGGCACCGGCTGCTGCTGACCGCGATCGCCGAGAGTCTCGGGCAGGTACTGCAACTCGCGTTGACGATCGCCGCCGCGCTCGCCGCACCGGTGTTGCTGGTGTTCGTCCTCGCACCGGTCGCCAACGAGGTCTTCGCGCTGATCGTCAAGGTCGTCGGCATCGCCCGCCGGTCGTCGGGGTTGCGGCCGTCCCGCGTGATCGAGTGGTCGCGGTGGAAACCGATGCTCGGCGACGCCGCGCCGCTCGCCCTCGGCTTCGCGCTCACCATCGCGTTGCAGAAGGTCGACGTCCTGCTGCTGAGTCTCCTCGACACACTCGACGCCGTCGGCATCTACAGCGTCGGTTACAAATTCGCCGACATCATGGACACGCTGATCCTTGCCGCCATCGGCCCGATCAGCACCCTGCTGGTCGCCGCCTGGCCGCATCGGAGCACCGAGCTGCGGCAGCGATGCCGAACCGCCGCCATCCTCTTCGGGACGGGGGGTGCGGTGACGGTCGCGGCCTTCTGGCCCAGCGCCGACCACATCATCGGTCTGCTGTACGGGGACCGTTTCGTCGAAGGTGCCTTCGCCGCACGCTTCCTGGTCCTCGGTGCGGCGATCATGGCGCTCGTGGTGCTCGGCATCTTCCTGCTCGCCTCCACCGGTTTCGCCGCCCGGTACCCGTGGATCGCGGTCAGCGGGCTGGCACTGAACATCGTTCTCAACATCGTCCTGATCCCGCGGTACTCCTACAACGGGGCGGCGGTGGCGACCGTCGTCACCTTCGGGGTCTCCGCGGTGGCCCTGTGGGTGGTGATCGCGCGGACACTGCCGGTCACCGGCCTGCTCCCGGTCGGTGCGCTCGTCGCGCTGACCGTGCTGACCGCGGCGGTGTGCGCGCTCGGGATGTGGGCGGTCGACTCGGTGCCATGGCCCGTGGTCTCCGGCGCTGCCGCACTCGTCGTCGCCGCGCCTGCGCTCCTGCTGTTCCGGACGGCGACCTCGCCGCCCGGCCGACACGCGAAGGTGGTCCGATGA
- a CDS encoding glycosyltransferase family 4 protein: protein MTDPPPADPPPTQTIVFVAHTGQVSGAEKVLLDLVDVAAGRGHRVLVVCPEGPLPGRLPPGAVHVAIPPLGLSGERGSRRLLGAGRLLIDWARAGLTLRRLTRREDTSTVLNSLFALPAARIARPRGRISWLVHDTVSSGRQTAVIRASAPVVRRAVAVSEATAAPLAEMGLPVVVAHNGVDWPVPALPTDLHHPPVVGILALLTPWKGHAVLLDAVATVPGVEVEFAGGSFPGDADHVASLRDRARQPDLAGRVRFLGHTDLRAALERWDVVVSASVTPEAGPLSVLEAMSYGKPVVGTDHGGTTEFLRDGAGVLVAPSDPDALASAITRVLDDADLRRSLAGEARKRIADGHDKSVTLPRMLEKLLSP, encoded by the coding sequence ATGACCGATCCCCCACCGGCCGATCCCCCACCGACACAGACGATCGTCTTCGTGGCGCACACCGGGCAGGTGTCCGGGGCGGAGAAGGTTCTGCTCGATCTCGTCGACGTCGCGGCCGGCCGCGGTCACCGCGTGCTCGTCGTCTGCCCCGAGGGCCCGTTGCCCGGCCGACTGCCGCCCGGCGCCGTCCACGTGGCGATCCCGCCGCTGGGCCTGAGCGGTGAACGCGGCTCCCGCCGGCTGCTGGGTGCCGGCCGCCTGCTGATCGACTGGGCGCGTGCCGGTCTCACGCTGCGTCGCCTCACGCGGCGCGAGGACACCTCGACGGTCCTCAACTCGCTGTTCGCCCTGCCCGCGGCCCGGATCGCGCGACCCCGCGGCCGCATCTCGTGGCTGGTCCACGACACCGTGTCCTCGGGGCGGCAGACCGCGGTCATCCGCGCGAGCGCACCCGTCGTCCGGCGGGCGGTGGCGGTGTCGGAGGCGACGGCGGCACCCCTCGCCGAGATGGGCCTGCCGGTCGTCGTCGCCCACAACGGGGTCGACTGGCCGGTGCCCGCGCTCCCGACCGATCTGCATCATCCGCCCGTCGTCGGGATCCTCGCGTTGCTCACGCCGTGGAAAGGTCATGCGGTGTTGCTCGACGCCGTGGCGACCGTCCCCGGCGTCGAAGTCGAGTTCGCCGGCGGCTCGTTTCCCGGCGACGCCGACCACGTTGCCTCGCTGCGGGATCGGGCCCGGCAGCCCGACCTGGCGGGACGCGTGCGGTTCCTCGGCCACACCGACCTGCGCGCGGCGCTGGAGCGCTGGGACGTCGTCGTCTCGGCCAGCGTCACCCCCGAAGCCGGTCCGCTGTCGGTCCTGGAGGCCATGTCCTACGGAAAGCCGGTCGTCGGAACCGATCACGGCGGCACCACCGAGTTCCTGCGCGACGGGGCCGGGGTCCTCGTCGCACCGTCGGACCCGGATGCGTTGGCCTCGGCCATCACCCGCGTCCTCGACGACGCCGACCTGCGACGTTCGCTGGCCGGAGAGGCGCGGAAACGTATCGCAGACGGACACGACAAATCGGTCACATTACCGCGTATGCTCGAGAAGTTGTTGTCCCCATGA
- a CDS encoding cellulase family glycosylhydrolase, with the protein MNRSLTRRRKTTRSALACACILLATLASIMWVRSDAHSAPPTCELSGGNKKIAASPGAGLLGASDGDLNRELTVAKNLNMWAVRLDVDWSVVEPRRGQRNWAPIDRVVNAIVAHGMCPVGLATYTPLWAARITDFPRNSHYRPADPNLFASFAAAAAQRYADSIAVWEIWNEPNLANYWLPRANSTEYGRLLDASYAAIKRVVPGAAVISGGLAPGTDNGRDIAPLTFVRNLYQGGYNRSFDALSVHPYTYPALPNDPAAASWSTAARMWDMRDIMVAAGDADKKIWMTEFGAPTGTGTNSVSEAFQAQSIEVAVGAQYDAPWLGPLFVYSLRDAGTDPNNLEHNFGLVRRDWSPKQAYTLLDSR; encoded by the coding sequence ATGAACCGGTCCCTGACCCGTCGGCGTAAGACCACGCGCTCGGCACTCGCCTGTGCGTGCATCTTGCTCGCCACGCTCGCATCCATCATGTGGGTGCGCAGCGACGCCCATTCGGCACCGCCGACCTGCGAGTTGTCCGGTGGGAACAAGAAGATCGCGGCGTCACCCGGCGCCGGACTCCTCGGCGCCTCCGACGGAGACCTCAACCGTGAGCTGACGGTGGCCAAGAACCTCAACATGTGGGCCGTGCGCCTCGACGTCGACTGGTCTGTGGTGGAACCGCGTCGTGGACAGCGCAACTGGGCACCGATCGACCGCGTGGTCAATGCGATCGTCGCGCACGGCATGTGCCCGGTCGGCCTGGCCACCTACACCCCGCTGTGGGCGGCGCGCATCACCGACTTCCCCCGCAACAGCCATTACCGCCCGGCCGACCCGAACCTGTTCGCGTCGTTCGCCGCCGCCGCCGCGCAGCGGTACGCCGACTCCATCGCGGTGTGGGAGATCTGGAACGAGCCCAACCTGGCCAATTACTGGCTGCCCCGCGCCAACTCCACCGAGTACGGCAGGCTGCTCGACGCGTCGTATGCGGCCATCAAACGCGTGGTCCCCGGCGCCGCGGTGATCTCCGGCGGCCTGGCACCCGGCACCGACAACGGTCGCGACATCGCCCCACTGACGTTCGTGCGCAACCTCTATCAGGGCGGGTACAACCGTTCCTTCGACGCGTTGAGCGTGCACCCCTACACCTACCCCGCGCTGCCCAACGATCCGGCGGCGGCATCGTGGAGCACCGCCGCGCGCATGTGGGACATGCGGGACATCATGGTGGCCGCGGGTGATGCCGACAAGAAGATCTGGATGACCGAGTTCGGAGCACCGACGGGGACCGGGACCAACTCGGTGTCAGAGGCGTTTCAGGCGCAGAGCATCGAGGTCGCCGTCGGCGCCCAGTACGACGCGCCCTGGCTCGGACCGTTGTTCGTGTATTCGCTGCGCGACGCGGGTACCGACCCCAACAACCTGGAACACAACTTCGGGCTCGTGCGCCGCGACTGGTCTCCCAAGCAGGCCTACACGCTGCTGGATTCGCGTTAG
- a CDS encoding glycosyltransferase: MARDRIAIVHERLTEIAGSEHVVEQLAATWPRVEVHAPIARAAGIPAGLTEPPITTSLDRAYRMLGERSYAPLLPLMPMAFRRMPLRDASAVVASHHAFATQSVFATQAPVIAYVHSPARWAWDPSLRAGEGGGAAGAAILSALSVVARRCEIGAAPRLHTVVANSSAVAARIREHWGRDAIVVHPPVDLDGFTPDPAVPREDFYLLAGRLVPYKRPDIAIAAAAKADVRLVVAGDGRAMEQCRELAGPRTTFLGRVPHETLLNLHRSARAVLMPGIEDFGIVPVEAMATGTPVIALGEGGALDTVIPESTGLLIEPGTDDEIIERLAKSLREFAVEDYDRTVIRAWAERFRRERFRDEMREVVDAAL; this comes from the coding sequence ATCGCCCGTGACCGCATCGCCATCGTCCACGAGCGCCTCACCGAGATCGCCGGGTCGGAACACGTCGTCGAACAGCTGGCTGCCACGTGGCCACGGGTCGAGGTCCACGCGCCGATCGCGCGGGCCGCGGGCATCCCGGCCGGGCTGACCGAGCCGCCGATCACCACCTCCCTCGACCGTGCCTACCGGATGCTCGGCGAACGCAGTTACGCGCCGCTGCTGCCGTTGATGCCCATGGCGTTTCGGCGGATGCCGCTGCGCGATGCCTCCGCGGTCGTGGCCAGCCATCACGCCTTCGCCACGCAGTCGGTGTTCGCGACGCAGGCCCCTGTCATCGCCTACGTGCACAGCCCGGCGCGGTGGGCGTGGGACCCGTCGCTGCGGGCCGGCGAAGGCGGTGGCGCCGCCGGTGCCGCCATCCTGTCGGCGCTGTCGGTGGTTGCCCGCCGGTGCGAGATCGGTGCTGCGCCACGCCTGCACACCGTCGTCGCGAACTCGTCGGCGGTGGCCGCACGCATCCGCGAGCACTGGGGACGCGACGCGATCGTGGTGCACCCGCCCGTCGACCTCGACGGTTTCACCCCCGACCCCGCGGTGCCGCGTGAGGACTTCTATCTGCTCGCCGGGCGCCTCGTCCCGTATAAGCGGCCCGACATCGCGATCGCCGCGGCCGCGAAGGCCGACGTGCGGCTCGTGGTCGCCGGCGACGGCCGCGCCATGGAGCAGTGTCGCGAACTCGCCGGTCCCAGAACGACATTCCTCGGCCGGGTCCCCCACGAGACGTTGCTGAACCTGCACCGCAGCGCCCGCGCGGTCCTGATGCCCGGCATCGAGGACTTCGGCATCGTGCCGGTGGAGGCCATGGCAACCGGGACACCGGTCATCGCCCTCGGCGAAGGCGGGGCCCTCGACACCGTCATACCCGAGTCGACCGGGCTGCTCATCGAGCCGGGCACCGACGACGAGATCATCGAGCGACTCGCGAAGTCGTTGCGCGAGTTCGCCGTCGAGGACTACGACCGCACCGTGATCCGCGCCTGGGCCGAGAGGTTCCGCCGGGAACGTTTCCGCGACGAGATGCGCGAGGTCGTCGATGCGGCGCTCTGA
- a CDS encoding alpha/beta hydrolase — translation MRRRAASPGILLAVALLTVFCATACSAGSAPGPASASSPGDLVGAPIATDAYGSLERIADRSVRFRYQSTDPGTDRLVPVSAAAFVPRGPAPAGGWPVLALGHPTTGVAGDCAPSLYGNLLGTIDLVATLLEQGFVVVQSDYQGLGTPGAHRYLDPLPAAYNIIDSVRAVRAVIDDTADQWWGFGVSQGGHAVFRANEIATTYGSGLRLRGTVSMSPVLDIRPLADAMANGTLSSAQISFLPIVLTGLKTVHPELDIDDYVRGPLRETFGVFLECNDAAMVQKQDIVDVTEPEDYRPVDDAAAERLRGWLGEASLPQGRASAPMLIAYSTQDTVIPPKWTATAIRQACRMGDDITAVTVSRQPHGILDIGSAAADWVEAVDSGRPTPSTCA, via the coding sequence ATGAGGCGGCGGGCCGCCTCTCCCGGAATCCTCCTCGCCGTCGCGCTTCTCACCGTTTTCTGCGCGACGGCATGTTCGGCGGGCAGCGCGCCCGGGCCGGCGTCGGCATCGTCGCCGGGAGATCTGGTCGGCGCGCCGATCGCGACCGACGCCTACGGCTCGCTCGAGCGGATCGCCGACCGGTCCGTGCGGTTCCGCTATCAGTCGACCGACCCGGGCACCGACCGACTGGTACCGGTGTCGGCAGCGGCATTCGTGCCGCGCGGACCCGCACCGGCGGGCGGATGGCCGGTGCTCGCCCTGGGGCATCCGACGACCGGGGTGGCAGGCGACTGCGCACCGTCGCTGTACGGCAACCTGCTGGGGACCATCGACCTCGTCGCCACCCTGCTCGAACAGGGCTTCGTCGTCGTGCAATCGGACTATCAGGGTCTCGGCACACCGGGCGCCCATCGATATCTGGACCCGCTGCCGGCCGCCTACAACATCATCGACTCGGTACGCGCGGTGCGTGCGGTCATCGACGACACCGCCGACCAGTGGTGGGGTTTCGGCGTGTCCCAGGGAGGTCATGCGGTGTTCCGGGCCAACGAGATCGCGACGACCTACGGTTCCGGGCTGCGTTTGCGGGGGACGGTCAGCATGAGCCCCGTACTCGACATCCGGCCCCTGGCCGACGCGATGGCGAACGGCACGCTTTCCTCCGCGCAGATCTCGTTCCTGCCGATCGTCCTGACGGGACTGAAGACGGTCCACCCGGAACTCGACATCGACGACTACGTGCGCGGCCCTCTCCGCGAGACCTTCGGGGTCTTCCTCGAATGCAACGACGCGGCGATGGTGCAGAAGCAGGACATCGTCGATGTCACCGAGCCCGAGGACTATCGACCCGTCGACGACGCGGCCGCCGAACGCCTCCGCGGGTGGCTCGGCGAGGCGAGCCTTCCGCAGGGGCGCGCCTCGGCGCCGATGCTCATCGCCTACAGCACACAGGACACCGTGATCCCGCCGAAGTGGACGGCGACAGCCATTCGGCAGGCCTGCCGGATGGGCGATGACATCACTGCGGTCACGGTGAGCCGACAACCGCACGGCATACTCGACATCGGTTCCGCAGCAGCGGACTGGGTTGAAGCCGTCGATTCGGGGCGTCCGACGCCGAGCACATGTGCCTGA
- a CDS encoding GAF domain-containing protein: protein MSSNIENGVDAPEIIAAAGDAVPPAGATASETTGSEVRAGETLSALFADSPDEAVVAVLQALRGNDTAIAPTLRAVLADPDRIRAIEDSGLLDGTPNPGLDEAVRLTVDALGVPYAAVNVITADGQTQAALAWSAGDVEGSRTRPLLDSLCVLAVASGSPLVIDDIADHPVLSGHSTATKGEVTAYIGIPLADNDGHVIGTFCASDSAPHHWSATEVQLISDLSVVVRELIFGA, encoded by the coding sequence ATGAGTTCGAACATCGAGAACGGCGTCGACGCGCCGGAGATCATCGCGGCCGCGGGTGACGCGGTCCCACCGGCCGGAGCGACGGCGTCGGAAACAACAGGATCGGAAGTGCGGGCGGGAGAGACGTTGTCCGCGCTGTTCGCCGATTCTCCCGACGAGGCCGTGGTCGCCGTACTCCAAGCCCTGCGCGGCAACGACACGGCCATCGCGCCGACGCTGCGCGCCGTTCTCGCGGATCCGGACCGCATCCGTGCGATCGAGGACAGCGGGTTGCTCGACGGCACCCCGAATCCCGGCCTCGACGAAGCGGTTCGGCTGACCGTCGATGCCCTCGGCGTGCCGTATGCAGCGGTCAACGTCATCACCGCCGACGGCCAGACGCAGGCGGCGCTCGCCTGGAGCGCCGGGGACGTCGAGGGTTCCCGCACCAGGCCGCTGCTCGATTCACTGTGCGTCCTCGCGGTCGCGAGCGGTTCGCCGCTCGTCATCGACGACATCGCCGATCATCCGGTGTTGTCCGGCCATTCGACCGCCACCAAGGGCGAGGTCACGGCGTACATCGGTATCCCGCTGGCGGACAACGACGGTCATGTGATCGGCACATTCTGCGCCTCGGACTCCGCACCGCACCATTGGTCGGCCACCGAAGTGCAACTCATCTCCGACCTCTCGGTTGTGGTTCGGGAGCTGATCTTCGGGGCCTGA
- a CDS encoding sugar transferase, translating to MSTRLSPVEISPTTRDAVPEATRSRRTFGDLIRDDPLSTIVTVSIDVLSSSIATTMGVWWVIHRQPEYPAVGALALYTPVLVMIFALRGVYRRGLNRRFLDEVGRVMTCCTVAAMILLCGLLLLGLDEQPGAALTKLWLSAIFWVPFARLLRDVIQRSLRKHGHLLSPTLIIGDGPVTAQVVGRMVAAPEHGLRPVGILAAGAPPRLDRDDGPTNEIPQLGGVDDLDEAIRVTGAEILVVAFAVTNVERLTASVRIAHRHGIKVWIVPRMFDVIGRRSRIDHIGGLPLMSVPHTSPRGWQFRTKHIGDRVVAGMILVAIAPLFLTLMLLVRLSSPGPIFFAQPRVGRNAKVFNCLKFRSMRPEDPEAEKFRPTDGSAPGGVEGVDRRTKIGKIMRSTSMDELPQLLNVIRGDMSLVGPRPERPEYVSLFEVQIRRYGERHRVKAGVTGWAQVHGLRGQTSIADRAEWDNYYIENWSLWLDIKILLLTVLAVLKRAE from the coding sequence TTGTCGACCCGTTTGTCTCCGGTCGAGATCTCGCCGACGACACGTGACGCCGTGCCCGAGGCGACCAGATCTCGGCGCACGTTCGGAGATCTGATCCGCGACGATCCCCTGAGCACGATCGTCACCGTGTCCATCGACGTGTTGTCCTCGTCGATCGCCACGACGATGGGTGTCTGGTGGGTGATCCACCGCCAGCCCGAGTACCCGGCGGTGGGAGCACTTGCTCTGTACACGCCGGTCCTGGTGATGATCTTCGCGCTTCGCGGGGTCTACCGCCGCGGTCTCAACCGACGGTTCCTCGACGAGGTCGGTCGAGTCATGACCTGTTGCACCGTGGCCGCGATGATCCTGCTCTGTGGCCTGCTCCTACTCGGGCTCGACGAGCAGCCCGGTGCCGCGCTGACGAAGCTCTGGCTATCGGCGATCTTCTGGGTGCCGTTCGCGCGGTTGCTGCGCGACGTCATCCAGCGCAGTCTGCGCAAACACGGCCACCTACTGTCCCCCACCCTGATCATCGGCGACGGCCCGGTGACCGCTCAGGTGGTGGGGCGGATGGTTGCCGCGCCCGAACACGGGCTCCGGCCGGTGGGCATCCTGGCGGCCGGCGCACCTCCCCGACTCGATCGCGACGACGGCCCCACCAACGAGATCCCCCAGCTCGGCGGTGTCGACGACCTCGACGAGGCCATCCGGGTCACCGGTGCCGAGATCCTCGTCGTCGCCTTCGCGGTCACCAACGTCGAACGCCTGACCGCCTCGGTCCGCATCGCACACCGCCACGGGATCAAGGTCTGGATCGTGCCGCGCATGTTCGACGTCATCGGGAGGCGCAGCCGGATCGACCACATCGGTGGACTCCCGCTCATGTCGGTGCCCCACACCAGCCCGCGAGGCTGGCAATTCCGTACCAAGCACATCGGCGACCGCGTCGTCGCCGGCATGATCCTGGTGGCCATCGCACCGCTGTTCCTGACCCTCATGCTGTTGGTGCGTCTGAGTTCACCGGGCCCCATCTTCTTCGCCCAGCCACGGGTCGGCCGCAACGCGAAGGTGTTCAACTGCCTCAAGTTCCGCTCGATGCGTCCCGAAGATCCAGAGGCCGAGAAGTTCCGGCCGACCGACGGCAGCGCACCCGGCGGCGTCGAGGGAGTGGATCGACGAACCAAGATCGGCAAGATCATGCGGTCGACGTCGATGGACGAGTTGCCGCAGTTGCTCAACGTGATCCGCGGCGACATGAGCCTCGTCGGGCCGCGACCCGAACGGCCCGAGTACGTATCGCTGTTCGAGGTGCAGATCCGGCGCTACGGGGAGCGGCACCGTGTCAAGGCAGGCGTCACCGGCTGGGCGCAGGTCCACGGCCTCCGCGGCCAGACATCGATCGCCGACCGCGCCGAATGGGACAACTACTACATCGAGAACTGGTCGCTGTGGCTCGACATAAAGATCCTGCTGCTGACGGTGTTGGCAGTACTCAAACGTGCCGAGTGA